The genomic segment TAGAAAGTAATTTCAATCAACTTAAAAATAGAGTTTTTAAAAGTGATAATTTACCACTAagaattgatacatttttagacaagattatttcttattataaagGCGATCACTTactgatacaaaataatattccgcttaaaaaaatatatggcaCTAACACAACTCCATTAAATCAATCAAGTGATTCTGATATTAAAAATCAGAATGAAAATGCAGAGTATAAAAAAGTTGATAAAATTTACATAGACACAGTGACActtgataaaaattcaaatacatttttagaatgtaATACAGAAACAAATGCTGAAGAACAATGGCAAAAGAAAGAGATGtcaacaacatttaaaaatagtctATCAACAAAATCTTACCTTAATCCACAAGTAGGATTTGAGCACCTCAATGTCAACCAAAAAGTATcagaaaaacaaattgtatttttaaaaaatggaaataaattCAACAGTAAAACTcataatgataatgatgatgcTGAGTacgaaaaaattgataaaattcaCATAGATACAGTGAcacttaataaaaattcaaatacatacATTTGTAATTATACAGTTACTAACAATTTAGATGAAAAGTTGAATGAAAGTCAACAAATCAATGAAGAAGTATCAGGTATCCTACATCCATGTTTAGCGTGTAGTAATGGTGATTTTCCTACAGGAGCCCATCGTTGTGTACAATGTACCAAGCCAGTTCATTCATTTGGCTGTTCggtaaaaaatatagatagtGATGAGGGATATGGTGAGACACGGATTTGTTTGACCTGTGTAGAATGTAATACAGAAACAAATGCAGAAGAACAATGGCAAAAAAAAGGGAAGtcaacaacatttaaaaatagtcgATCTAAAAAATCTTACCTTAATCCACAAGCAGGATTTGAGAACATCGATCTCAACAAAAAAGGATcagaaaaacaaattgtatttttaaaaaatggaaatactTTCAACAACAAGCCTCAGACAATAAAAAACATAGGAAAAGTTATATTAAGAAATACTTGTTCTGTTGATTCTATATTAACATCATTGGCCTATGCAGCTGCAGACAGTAGTAACTATCTCTCATTCTTGGTAAAACATGAAAAATCTGATAAAACAGCAAAATTTATAACTAGAATGTTAAGTACANNNNNNNNNNNNNNNNNNNNNNNNNNNNNNNNNNNNNNNNNNNNNNNNNNNNNNNNNNNNNNNNNNNNNNNNNNNNNNNNNNNNNNNNNNNNNNNNNNNNNNNNNNNNNNNNNNNNNNNNNNNNNNNNNNNNNNNNNNNNNNNNNNNNNNNNNNNNNNNNNNNNNNNNNNNNNNNNNNNNNNNNNNNNNNNNNNNNNNNNNNNNNNNNNNNNNNNNNNNNNNNNNNNNNNNNNNNNNNNNNNNNNNNNNNNNNNNNNNNNNNNNNNNNNNNNNNNNNNNNNNNNNNNNNNNNNNNNNNNNNNNNNNNNNNNNNNNNNNNNNNNNNNNNNNNNNNNNNNNNNNNNNNNNNNNNNNNNNNNNNNNNNNNNNNNNNNNNNNNNNNNNNNNNNNNNNNNNNNNNNNNNNNNNNNNNNNNNNNNNNNNNNNNNNNNNNNNNNNNNNNNNNNNNNNNNNNNNNNNNNNNNNNNNNNNNNNNNNNNNNNNNNNNNNNNNNNNNNNNNNNNNNNNNNNNNNNNNNNNNNNNNNNNNNNNNNNNNNNNNNNNNNNNNNNNNNNNNNNNNNNNNNNNNNNNNNNNNNNNNNNNNNNNNNNNNNNNNNNNNNNNNNNNNNNNNNNNNNNNNNNNNNNNNNNNNNNNNNNGATTAGATAAGATACTCGATAGCACCCGTtagataaaattagtttttgaaagGGGTTTGAGTATtgtacgaaatttaattttggctgtacaaaattgtacaaaataaagtacataatactgtactgtttaaaattaaaattcgtgaaaaatagctgacccgggtgctggggtaacgttaccgTAGCACCCGTAAGATGAATTTGGATTTTGGGGGGGTTTGAGTGTtgtacgaaatttaattttggttgtacaaaataaagtacataatactgtactgttcaaaattgaaattcgtgaaaaatagctgacccgggtgctggggtaacgttaccgcaGCACCCGTAAGATGAATTTGGATTTTGGGGGGGTTTGAGTGTtgtacgaaatttaattttggttgtacaaaattgtacaaaataaaatacataatactgtactgtttaaaattaaaattcgtgaaaaaatagctgacccgggtgctggggtaacgttaccgcaGCACCCGTAAGATGAATTTGGATTTGGGGGGGTTTGAGTGTtgtacgaaatttaattttggttgtacacaattgtacaaaataaagtacataatactgtactgtttaaaattgaaattcgtgaaaaatagctgacccgggtgctggggtaacgttaccgcaGCACCCGTAAGATGAATTTGGATTTTGGGGGTGTTTGAGTGTtgtacgaaatttaattttggttgtacaaaattgtacaaaataaagtacataatactgtactgtttaaaattaagattcgtgaaaaatagctgacccgggtgctggggtaacgttaccgcaGCACCCATAAGATGAATTTGGATTTGGGGGGGTTTGAGTGTtgtacgaaatttaattttggttgtacacaattgtacaaaataaagtacataatactgtactgtttaaaattaagattcgtgaaaaatagctgacccgggtgctggggtaacgttaccgcaGCACCCGTAAGATGAATTTGGATTTGGGGGGGTTTGAGTGTtgtacgaaatttaattttggttgtacacaattgtacaaaataaagtacataatactgtactgtttaaagttgaaattcatgaaaaatagctgacccgggtgctggggtaacgttaccgcaGCACCCGTAAGATGAATTTCGATTTTGGGGGGGTTTGAGtattgtacaaaatttaattttggttgtacaaaattgtacaaaataaagtacataatactgcgTGATTACAATTCGTGATTTTGAAAGTacgggtgctggggtaacgcACCTCTATCTGCCGGTCCGTCCCTGCTTAACAGTTCTAAATactacactaaattatttttattttattattcaagatATAGAttcttatatgtatacattttaaacttttaaatgattGTATATAAGTTTTACAGACAGAACTTATCATTTAGACTACTTATTTAATTAGGGGCTGCAGTTGGTCGTGTTTTaaggaaatttcaaattattataggcAATTGATGACATTAAAGTGAATTGTGACTTGTAAGTGTGTTTAAAGTAAACGCACATATAATTTTGTGTCAGTATTATCTGTAATCGTTTTCGGTCAATATTTCCTAGAAAAATCTTGAATTATAACAGTAACGTGGGCCCGTTTCACATGGACGCGTATCTTACGCGCGCGTTTTTAGTTTACATTGATTAAGTTCGTACGCGCCATATACCGGCGAGGGAAACGCGCCATCGTCGGAGTGGCGCGTATGAATTTAACCATTGTAAATGAAAACGCGCGCGTATAATACGTCGCGTATGATACGCGTCCATGTGAAATGACCCTGAAAAATACCGCCCAGTAGGTCGGTCGTAATTTATATCACCGTCAATTAACTTCTCGCAGGCATTGACAATAATACTACCTACTTTAGTTtagataaactttttaaaaatgaaaatccaTCAAACCAAATTCCTTCGGTTTTGTCTGCATTTTTAGTCTAAAAGCCACttgttatattagtatttttttcctttattgGTTTAGACCTGGTGACTTCTCAGCAAAGTGGCTAAGATCTCAGCCGATCCTGATGATGGCTTAGTCAAACCAAGTAACTTCTCTGACAAACCTGGTGACTTCTCAGCCAGCTGGCTAAGTTATCGGGTAAGCCAAGTGACTTCTAAGCCAACCAGCTGAGTTCTTGTTCAATCCTGAAGACTTCTCTGCCAATTTAGTAACTTCTCGCCAAATCCTGGTGATTTCTTAGCCACACCTGATGACGCCTCGGCCAACTTGGTGACTTTTCAACTGAATGCCTGAATTCTTGGCCAAGCCTGATGTTTTATCGGTTAAACATGGTATCATCTTGGACTAACATAGATACATCTCAGCCAACCTGGTGACTTCTCAACTATCCAGCTAAATTAATGGCTAAACCTTGTGACTTCTTAGACAACTGGCTGAGGTCTCGGTCAATCCTGATAATGCCTCGGCTAGGACTAGTGATTTCTCATCCAACCTGGTGACTTCTCAGCCAACTGGCTAAGTTCTAAGCTAAGCATAGTGACTTCTTAGCCAACCAGTCAAGTTCTTGGTCAATTCTGATAATTTCTCTGCCAATTTATTAACATCTCGCCCAATCTTGGTGATTTTTCAGTCATACCTGGAGACTTCTCAGCCAACAAGCCGAGTTCTCAGATGATCCTGATGACGCCTCAGTAAACCTAGTAACTTCCCTGACAAACCTGGTGACTTCTTGGCCAAACCTGGTGACTTCTCGGCCAGCTGGATAAATTTTCGGCTAAACCTAGTGACTTCTCAGCCAACCAGTCGAGTTCTCGGCCAAATCTGATGATTTCTCTTCCAATTTAGTAACATCTCGCCCAATCCTGGTGATTTCTAGGTCAAACCTAGTTTTACTAATACTAAGGCTCTACATATCATGGGTATGgtatgccaccattttgcgactcatttatcaatgataaaataataaaataaagggggagaaattcatattcacataacattattagtcgtaaaatggcggcgtagcatacctgtatcttTAGTGCCCTACTAATACTAAGCACTATTTTTCTGTTTACATGAAATGTGCGAGTGCGAGTGACAAATACTAATGACAAGTACTACGCATCGTGGAAACCCGGCatgaaataatgatttatgagtttctttgaaaataatttaactcgttaagttaaaagttacctacttaaaaataaaataaaaataactcgttaatgcccagccttgccaaattgtatttaaaaataatgagaaaTAAACGGTAAGCATTAGCTTCATAAATGTAAtatgcaaatatttaaaatctatttaacattttatcattgaaaatattattcaattatataagaCTAATTGaaagtactaaataattaatgtcaAGGGGTTTAAGTGAtcgcttataaataaaaattaggtatattaaatatactttttaggtAATGATTCGTCTAATTCTTCTACTTATAGccttaacaaattaataattattatcaataagcaaaacatattatacatatcgtACATGACGTAAGTATCTTTTTTGGGGTTTTGTAATACTCTACATATAACTGGAGACTTTTCTTCTTTTGCTGCTGGAATATCTACAATTCATATTTGTGGCTACTTTGGGGGTGTAAGTAATTTAGATACCTCTGCCTTTTTATGCTTTGGAATAATGGTTGGCCGCCtgagaaaataaacaattattttagattctgagtggaacgatgaatgtattgattttacaatgatgtgtgttttttaatttttaatttttttgttgtctgtgtacacgataagtagtcgaaataatgctacgNNNNNNNNNNNNNNNNNNNNNNNNNNNNNNNNNNNNNNNNNNNNNNNNNNNNNNNNNNNNNNNNNNNNNNNNNNNNNNNNNNNNNNNNNNNNNNNNNNNNNNNNNNNNNNNNNNNNNNNNNNNNNNNNNNNNNNNNNNNNNNNNNNNNNNNNNNNNNNNNNNNNNNNNNNNNNNNNNNNNNNNNNNNNNNNNNNNNNNNNNNNNNNNNNNNNNNNNNNNNNNNNNNNNNNNNNNNNNNNNNNNNNNNNNNNNNNNNNNNNNNNNNNNNNNNNNNNNNNNNNNNNNNNNNNNNNNNNNNNNNNNNNNNNNNNNNNNNNNNNNNNNNNNNNNNNNNNNNNNNNNNNNNNNNNNNNNNNNNNNNNNNNNNNNNNNNNNNNNNNNNNNNNNNNNNNNNNNNNNNNNNNNNNNNNNNNNNNNNNNNNNNNNNNNNNNNNNNNNNNNNNNNNNNNNNNNNNNNNNNNNNNNNNNNNNNNNNNNNNNNNNNNNNNNNNNNNNNNNNNNNNNNNNNNNNNNNNNNNNNNNNNNNNNNNNNNNNNNNNNNNNNNNNNNNNNNNNNNNNNNNNNNNNNNNNNNNNNNNNNNNNNNNNNNNNNNNNNNNNNNNNNNNNNNNNNNNNNNNNNNNNNNNNNNNNNNNNNNNNNNNNNNNNNNNNNNNNNNNNNNNNNNNNNNNNNNNNNNNNNNNNNNNNNNNNNNNNNNNNNNNNNNNNNNNNNNNNNNNNNNNNNNNNNNNNNNNNNNNNNNNNNNNNNNNNNNNNNNNNNNNNNNNNNNNNNNNNNNNNNNNNNNNNNNNNNNNNNNNNNNNNNNN from the Acyrthosiphon pisum isolate AL4f chromosome X, pea_aphid_22Mar2018_4r6ur, whole genome shotgun sequence genome contains:
- the LOC115033146 gene encoding uncharacterized protein LOC115033146 is translated as MECRYSGSYNISHSKKRKLMGTQKIRAVSAMLDKHIDPSVFNRKEAKRLMKEGDSTPAQIPNNQTLRTAKSRAINAERYHSNPIVAVNIMKHCETYCSIIRNVGYDGFFVHFWSNLQLQIYKECYSRVKIPTMSFDATGGCCKKIKRSNGDQSSHLFLYEGVMEIEGKTFTALSMISEQHDTLSIYSWLDRWLRCGIKPPKMIVCDQSLALMSAIVQSFTQYKSLQAYLESCYKLIFNPNDRTCSVSTCYIRNDVNHFIHLITKWTPLKNVKFARTKSLFVRSMALLIYCNSIEEANKILKAIFNVALSQYDGRILVSNKQLTEDTICASSKKYLQSLISNKMAYLQEYDTYIDENSTAKELSEDHDLEELREDFFGSFDIWASSIAEQCKMEVQTNEGDIDNAQYTPEIVPLIIKAMKLYPCWSGIMRKTFGFGEASASSARIESNFNQLKNRVFKSDNLPLRIDTFLDKIISYYKGDHLLIQNNIPLKKIYGTNTTPLNQSSDSDIKNQNENAEYKKVDKIYIDTVTLDKNSNTFLECNTETNAEEQWQKKEMSTTFKNSLSTKSYLNPQVGFEHLNVNQKVSEKQIVFLKNGNKFNSKTHNDNDDAEYEKIDKIHIDTVTLNKNSNTYICNYTVTNNLDEKLNESQQINEEVSGILHPCLACSNGDFPTGAHRCVQCTKPVHSFGCSVKNIDSDEGYGETRICLTCVECNTETNAEEQWQKKGKSTTFKNSRSKKSYLNPQAGFENIDLNKKGSEKQIVFLKNGNTFNNKPQTIKNIGKVILRNTCSVDSILTSLAYAAADSSNYLSFLVKHEKSDKTAKFITRMLNNWLRSRSILIMPRLGLVISHPTCHTWRLLSQQAEFSDDPDDASVNLVTSLTNLVTSWPNLVTSRPAG